From Triticum aestivum cultivar Chinese Spring chromosome 7B, IWGSC CS RefSeq v2.1, whole genome shotgun sequence:
GGAGTGGATGCAAAAGCTACTTTCTGATATTGACTTATCGAGAAgtgctcatgttgctgcttttcTTGAACTTGAAGCTGCCGCACGCTCATGTATGTGCATTGGTCCATAATGAAGATTTTTTTTCTGTGTGTGCATTGATCCATGTCTTAATTGTGCGTGCTATATATCATAATCGACAATTGAATTCTTCCATTTTACTGAATTCAGATTTCCAAGATTGGAATCAGCGTCCCCCCGAAGCAGGTACTTCAATAAAAAGCAGTACAGACTCTTCTCGTCATTCTGATGATCCTGGTTCAGGTGCTCTCTCTGAGTCCAGTCAAATAAACCCGGGACTTGTTCGTAGCATCAGTCTGACAGGAGTAACTGGTAACGGTGTGCTGGGAGAATCTGTATCAGGTCAGTCTGATCAGCATGCTGGTAGTGTGTCAAAAAGCAGGAAACAGGGTCTTGTCTTTTCGGAACATGATGGAAGGAATGGTTCAGTAGAGTCTTCCAAGGGAGTAGTTTCTGAAGAGGATTGTGATTCTAACCCTGGTCATGCTCGGAAGGATTCTTCTGAAAGTTTAGGCAGTGATTTGAGTTCTTTAAGAGGAAGTGAATTGTCAACTCCAGGGGCTAGTAGTTCCCTATGGGATGGTCCTGTGGATCTCCCAAGTGGTGTGGATGGACATAGTCAAACAGAAAATCTTGCTGGTGTAGATATGCAGTTTTTGTATGATATGGATGCCCAAGTCATCCTACCAACTGATCAAAGACAGAAGTTGAGTAGACTTTTGGTAACCATGCAAAGAAGAATAGGGACAGCAAAAACCGATATGGAGGATCTCATAGCACGCCTAAATCAGGAAGTAGCGGTCAAAGAATATCTTTCCACAAAGGTATCACTTTTTATCTGATATTTATTTTCTATGCTTTAGTGTAAATCAGGCTCTTGGTATTCCAGGATCAGGCCAAGCGTCTTTTGTTGCTTTTATGCGTTTTTCATTGGCATTCAGTGGACTTTCTTGGGCCTCGTATAGTTATTATGTGGATTCTAGGTAATTTCCTTCCACTGATGACTTCTGATGCAGGTAAAAGACTTGGAGGGTGAGTTGGAAGCTACAAAGCAAAAAGGCAGAGACACATTACATCAAGCTATCTTAGCTGAAAGAGAGAGGATTACCCAGATGCAATGGGATATGGATGAGCTTCGCAGGAAGTACTCTGAGATGGAGTCAAACCTGAAGGCGGAACAAGTCAGTTTTTTCTCTGTTCCTGTGCCTTAGCATTTCTTAATTTTTCATATTATGAGGATTCTGATTATCTTCCTCTATTTACTTACAGGATGAGAAAACTCGTGTGGAATCAGAGAAAGCTACCGCCAGTGGTAATAGAGAAGAGTTAGCCGAAGAACTTGAAACGAAACGAAAAGAAGTTGAGAGTTTGCAACGGCAGCTTGGAGAAGTTGAGGCAAAATCTAAAACAGATATGAAGGTTCTTGTTAAAGAAGTCAAGTCCCTTAGGAATTCTCAAAGAGAGATGAAGAAAGTGCTGAATCAGTATGTTGAGGAGAAGACTGAACTAGAGGTACTCGTAAAATTATAATCCATTCCTCCTTTGAGAATCGCAACAATAGCAATATTTAATATCGGTACAGGCTTGCTGCCACCAGATTAACTCTGTTATGCCTGTTTACACCTTTAAACCAATTATTTATATACCAACTCATCAATGTTTCCTTAATTCAAGCTTCTGTTCACTTATAACAGTATCCTAGTTGTATGTGATCAGTGTTTCTCTCTCTATAATTTTTAGTTATTTTCCATTTGTTCAGAGGATTATTAATAGAGAGAAGCAGCGGTCAGCACGTGTGAAGTCATCCCGTGAAAAAATGCTTCATGAATGCCGACTGCTCCGTGAGCGTCTACAGGAATGTAGTGCTAAATTTCTTGCAGAAGAACAAGATAACTTGACTGTTGACCCATCATCTTTGCCTGATGCACTAGACCTTCTGGCGACGTCAGACAATAGAATACGCCTTCTTGTTGCTCAGGTAAATTTTCTTCTTCTGGTAGGCTGTTTTCATTTGAGATGAAGCCCTGCTTTGCCAAACTCCAGCTCTAGCTTCTCGTATAGAAGCCAAAGTCGTAAATTGGAGCTCAAGTTTCAGTTGAGAACTTGGACCAATGGAGTCCTGCTTTTGTATTAGAAAGACTTTACTTGCAGATCATTTTTAGTTCGGAGCTGCAGCCATCATTGAAATAGCATTTATTTGAACTTGAAAGCACTGTAGCTAGACTTCCCTCGTTCCAAGTTTTGATCATGAATGTGCTACCTGTCAGCTAATTAGTAGTCTGCAACATGCGCAATCAATCTCAATATCTTAATGTACGCACGTACTTACTATCTTTCCTGCTGACTTAAAATGTGGGGGAAATCCTTGCTTTACGTTGATCTCTGTAGGCTCAGCATCTAGCACTGGACGACGAACAGGGGGGCTCTTCCGATGATGGCGAAAATTCCGATGGTAAATCCTCAATTACCATGGGCAGCGAAGACTCGAGCCTCACCGACGAAGAGACAACAAAGATGCTGTCCGACCTGCTCATCGACAACGCGCAGCTGAGGATGCACCTCAACTCCGTGATCCGCAACGCTGTAAATACCTCCGTGAAGCCGGGGAAGGAAGACGCGGACGGAGTCGTCCCGAAAAAGACGGTCCTCAACTGGCTGCTGGACAGATAGAAGCGCCGGTGTATATATATCCTTGTGAATTAGCTGCCCCCCTAGTTATGCGGCCGGCCTGATGAGAGTTGATATGATGAGCATACTGCCAGAGTAACAGCAGGAGGAGTCTCACACTGTCCTGCCCCCTCTGGTCTCGGCGTGGAGGCGGTACTGTCGTGGTGTTGTATTATTGCTTGTCGACGTGGAAAATCCGTGGGAGGATAATATATATCTATATTTAGATGGATATGGGGAGGGTTTTCGGCGCTGAGTGATGATGATAGATAGAAAGAAAATAAACAAGTTCCCCATTTTGTGCCATGCTTCTATATATGTAACTGCAGAGCTGGTGGTATACATGGTTGCTTTATCTCTGTGTAGATGTTTGAGGTGGTGAGGTGAGAACTCCACTGCACAGTTTGCTCCAGACGTTTTCGCTGTTTTGAATTTGTAACTGGGAAAGAATTGTGTTCTCTCATGGTGCATTCCGCATTCTGCCGAGCTGTTGATAAGCTGCATCTTGAATTGCTGTGACCGGTTATGAATATGTTTTCTGTTTCCTGCTAGAAGCAAAATGGTTTTACATGAAACCTAACGAACCTCACGTTTGCTCTTGAAAAATTTGAAATTCTTGAAAGTCATGCGAGAATTGAAACCCATGGAGTGCATTCCGCCGCATCTTGAATTCTTGTGTGACCAGTTGTGAATATGTTTTCTCCTTCATGTGAGAAATGATTTTTTTTAATGAAATTCGCATTTGTGCCTGAAATTCATGCAATCAATGAAAAGCTTTTTTTTGGAAACCTAATGATTTGTGTTTgctattctttttttttttgaaacggaggcaaaagatttttcatcgattaattaagaagaagagaattgcccagttaattaacggaaaaccgggcgaaaaccgataCATATAGACCACATGCGGACTACTCGCTAAGAACCAAACTCCATAACCCCACGATCAACCCGACAAATACACATAACATGTAACAATCATGAACCCTCACACTTCTATGCCTCAAAGAAACCCCCAACAAAACCAAGGTTGCATACATTAAACGCTACCAAATCCACGGAGATGGAGGACAATGGGACTGAGTATCCTCCATGAAGCAGCCGCTGACGCCTTACCAATGACACCCCTCTTCTTGCCTATGGTCCTGAGAGCCTTCTTCACCTTCTTCATTTTGCCCGTAGAAACCTCCTCCGCTAGAAGGCAAGCAATCGCCTTGCCAGACCCAGGAGAAGCTACCTCCAAGGAGGCGAGCAAGCGGCCAAGCTTTTTCAGAAAGACTACCTCGTCAATATGTGCCATCATAGCATCACGGTCAAAGATGGGCGACCGGATGGACTTCGTCACCTCAGAATTAGGTGCCAAAGCACCTACCTCATCACCTGCAGACGCCACCTGGTCAACAACCTCAGGTGAGAGAGCAATAGTAGCAGCCAAACCTCCACAGTCCACAAAGTCGGGTGTCTGAATGG
This genomic window contains:
- the LOC123156710 gene encoding PX domain-containing protein EREL1, whose product is MASASSSSSAAARRTPRGGPPKHRHDGTSPLPLGMDWSPPPKRWEGRNTVWPHNPQTGWSYCVTIPSWIAQTPEAGVASDNFLKSIVFYRIHVGIQSPEGVSSSHGVLRRFSDFLKLCSDLKRAFPRTDIPPAPPKHAFLRINSSRLLLEERRNTLEEWMQKLLSDIDLSRSAHVAAFLELEAAARSYFQDWNQRPPEAGTSIKSSTDSSRHSDDPGSGALSESSQINPGLVRSISLTGVTGNGVLGESVSGQSDQHAGSVSKSRKQGLVFSEHDGRNGSVESSKGVVSEEDCDSNPGHARKDSSESLGSDLSSLRGSELSTPGASSSLWDGPVDLPSGVDGHSQTENLAGVDMQFLYDMDAQVILPTDQRQKLSRLLVTMQRRIGTAKTDMEDLIARLNQEVAVKEYLSTKVKDLEGELEATKQKGRDTLHQAILAERERITQMQWDMDELRRKYSEMESNLKAEQDEKTRVESEKATASGNREELAEELETKRKEVESLQRQLGEVEAKSKTDMKVLVKEVKSLRNSQREMKKVLNQYVEEKTELERIINREKQRSARVKSSREKMLHECRLLRERLQECSAKFLAEEQDNLTVDPSSLPDALDLLATSDNRIRLLVAQAQHLALDDEQGGSSDDGENSDGKSSITMGSEDSSLTDEETTKMLSDLLIDNAQLRMHLNSVIRNAVNTSVKPGKEDADGVVPKKTVLNWLLDR